One Panicum virgatum strain AP13 chromosome 9K, P.virgatum_v5, whole genome shotgun sequence genomic region harbors:
- the LOC120649492 gene encoding F-box/FBD/LRR-repeat protein At1g16930-like codes for MASASASASASETRPSRYRRLRKASDLSNVTTASPIFKRIRMGKKDTSHEDRISSLPEEILLMILDKLDTRTTVTTIILSKRWRDLPRRLPTSYNLAVDDILPPRYHRLKHLNEEAKSAYETEKNVHKLTDIYAIKARHERWMAKIRPLTAILERYGRRAMRRYVKQVNAFLLASKNVRQLRPVQKLRLQMLGRWHENIDEWTTTAIVKWGVEDFELVCDGYCLDYDLRQLDAYRNLRLERLALTNCQPVCVWSCLTVKRLTKLSLSESSYMGMVNGILANCVQLTDFRITQSRYYRANFVICAPSSKLKNLQVDRCNFGKIHLNCLPCLEIFVCRGRPTKLFYGEVPQLRLVSLDYLQTEDNDIDDESGSKRTYPPSKFFKRVPQLDCLVLQFKGPQMWIEPFVVLSEFTQLKKLFIANVPVNWDALWILLLLDATPALESLHVHIDNSSEERSAGDLCDSLDAGVRQDRYRHLKELVVAGFEGLGWQTGFVRLIMKRSPLLRRVHLLDGEVRDDEQELGALQIVPRRREWHECERAEVLDDLTAGFRWPPQIILE; via the exons ATGGCCTCAGCCTCAGCCTCAGCCTCAGCCTCAGAGACGCGTCCAAGCCGCTATCGCCGGCTTCGGAAGGCCTCGGATCTCTCTAAcgtcaccaccgcctccccaATCTTCAAACGG ATTCGTATGGGCAAGAAAGACACCAGTCATGAGGACAGGATCAGCAGCTTACCTGAAGAGATACTACTCATGATCCTTGACAAGCTAGACACACGGACAACAGTAACAACCATCATCCTTTCGAAAAGATGGCGTGATCTTCCTCGACGTCTGCCCACATCCTATAACCTTGCTGTCGATGACATTCTCCCACCACGTTATCACCGCCTCAAACACCTTAACGAAGAGGCTAAGTCTGCGTATGAGACAGAAAAGAATGTGCACAAGCTGACTGACATCTATGCCATCAAGGCTCGTCATGAGCGTTGGATGGCAAAGATCAGACCACTCACCGCCATCCTAGAACGCTATGGGCGCCGGGCCATGAGACGCTATGTCAAGCAGGTGAATGCATTTCTTCTGGCTTCAAAGAATGTGCGTCAACTCCGGCCTGTCCAGAAGCTGAGGCTCCAAATGCTAGGGCGTTGGCATGAGAATATTGATGAATGGACCACCACAGCCATTGTCAAGTGGGGCGTTGAGGATTTTGAGCTTGTTTGTGATGGCTATTGCCTGGACTATGACCTCAGGCAGCTAGATGCATACCGGAATTTGCGGCTGGAGCGGCTTGCGCTGACCAATTGCCAGCCTGTTTGTGTATGGAGCTGCCTGACAGTAAAGAGGCTCACCAAACTCTCGTTGAGTGAATCTTCATATATGGGAATGGTCAATGGTATTCTTGCAAACTGCGTGCAGCTAACTGATTTCAGGATCACACAATCAAGATATTACCGAGCTAATTTTGTTATCTGTGCCCCATCGTCGAAATTAAAGAATCTGCAAGTGGACAGGTGCAACTTTGGGAAAATCCATCTGAACTGTCTACCTTGTCTTGAAATTTTTGTTTGCCGCGGTCGGCCAACCAAGTTATTCTATGGTGAGGTGCCTCAGCTCAGGCTTGTGAGTTTGGACTACTTACAAACTGAAGATAATGACATAGATGATGAGTCTGGTTCCAAGAGGACATATCCACCGAGCAAGTTCTTCAAAAGGGTCCCACAACTAGATTGCCTTGTTTTGCAGTTCAAAGGGCCCCAG ATGTGGATCGAACCATTTGTTGTTCTCAGCGAGTTCACTCAGCTCAAGAAGCTGTTCATCGCAAATGTCCCAGTGAACTGGGATGCGCTATGGATTCTCCTACTGCTCGATGCAACACCAGCCTTGGAGTCACTCCATGTTCAT ATTGACAACAGCTCAGAAGAGAGAAGCGCAGGTGATCTCTGCGACAGTCTGGACGCCGGTGTGCGGCAGGATCGGTACCGGCACCTGAAGGAGCTCGTCGTGGCCGGCTTCGAAGGACTGGGATGGCAGACCGGCTTTGTCAGGCTGATCATGAAGAGATCTCCACTGCTGAGGCGCGTCCACCTGCTCGACGGGGAGGTCAGGGACGACGAGCAGGAGCTGGGGGCGCTGCAGATCGTCCCACGCCGCCGGGAGTGGCACGAGTGCGAGCGAGCTGAGGTGCTCGACGACCTCACGGCTGGGTTTCGCTGGCCGCCTCAGATAATTCTGGAATGA
- the LOC120648969 gene encoding mavicyanin-like, producing the protein MASNQMLAAAAVSAIAVVFLPALASATDHVVGDGRGWTLGFDYAAWAESKQFTVGDTLAFKYSKSSHNVVELSGPDFKACNKAAATSVWSSGEDGVTLDKPGRRWFICAVGEHCRLGMKLNVTVLPGTPAPLPPAPAPSDPRSRRSLSRWW; encoded by the exons ATGGCTTCCAATCAAATGcttgcggcagcggcggtgtcCGCGATCGccgtcgtcttcctccccgCACTCGCCTCCGCCACGGATCACGTCGTGGGCGATGGCCGTGGCTGGACGCTCGGGTTCGACTACGCCGCCTGGGCCGAGAGCAAGCAGTTCACAGTCGGCGACACGCTAG CGTTCAAGTACAGCAAGAGCTCCCACaacgtggtggagctgagcGGGCCGGACTTCAAGGCGTGCAACAAGGCCGCGGCCACCTCCGTCTGGAGCTCCGGCGAGGACGGCGTCACGCTGGACAAGCCCGGCCGGAGGTGGTTCATCTGCGCGGTGGGCGAGCACTGCCGGCTTGGCATGAAGCTCAACGTCACCGTCCTTCCGGgaacgccggcgccgctgccgccggccccggcgccgtCCGATCCTCGCTCTCGGCGCTCCCTGTCCAGGTGGTGGTGA